The genomic DNA caatatcccttataaatgtggatgttaagatcctAGCGAAAGTGCTTGCAAACCGCTTAAATACTGTAGTTACGTCCCTGGTCAACAGTGACCAAGGAGGTTTTATACCTGGACGGTCCACAAGAATGAATATCCGCAGACTATTCCACAACCTGCAATACCCTCATGAGTGTTCACGTACCCGTGCCATTGTGTCTTTGGACAcatgtaaagcatttgatagtgtggagtggccataTCTCTTTCGTGTGCTGCAGGTGTATGGTTTCGGTCCTCGCATGGATTAGACTACtttacacatccccccccccccccccaagcccgaGTGCGCGTTAATTCCTCAATCACTAAATCATTCTCCATtacaaggggcacgaggcagggatgtcctttatccccgcttCTGTTCGCCTTGGCTATGGAACCGCTGGCGGCTCCAATTCGTACATCCCCTTCCATCAAAGGCCTGCCTATTACTACAATTGAGGAACGTATTTCATTGTATGCAGACGACACtttggtgtatctggcagatactAATACATCACTTCGATCGCTGTTGGCCGAGATCAATAGGTTTGGAGATTTCTCTGCAttccgggtgaactgggacaaatccagcCTGTTCCCTTTGGATTCAGCAGCAATCTCCCAGATCCACCCGGACTCCAACTTACAGGTAGTAACTTCCTTTAGATACCTTGGGGTATTGGTACAATCGCCTTTATCCACCTACATTACTAATAACTTGGACCCCATACTGAATAGACTACAGGAACAAATTAAGCAGTGGATGGACTTGCCCCTAGATCTTATGGGAAGAGCAAGCCTACTTAAAATGATCTACTTACCAAAACTGCTATACGTGCTGGCTAACTCCCCTTGCAAAATccccaaatctatttttaaaaggatagatacgatttgtacaacgttcctgtggagtggggggacccccagggtggCACTGGAGACGTTGAGGCTGCCATCACATATGGCGGGGTtggcgtttccaaatttttttctttattacttagcaTCACAGTTAGTGCATGTGCATGATTGGCTATGTCCGGTCCCGGCAAATGCATGTACTACCACTGAGGGAGCCATTGCGTCTTCCATGGAAACTCTACATAACATTGTTTATAGAGGTAGGGTTCCAAGTCgaccaggcacctctatgctagcaACTTCTCTTTTACTTTTTCGATATATCATTACAAAAATCTCTAAATATTCCTGGTCCACATCCCCAAATAATCCCCTGTGGTTCAACCCTACTTTGCAGGAACTATACTCATTGCCCGACACTCAGCAATGGTACTCTAAGGGAATAAAATACTTATGTCATTTGTATGATGCCCAAGGGTTTAAGACTTTTCAACAACTGAGCTTAGACTTTGGCCTACCACGCTCTTATTTGTTCCACTATTatcaacttaggcatgctatacgagctcagtttggctccctaaaGAATCCCATTAATTTGCCCCCACTAGAGAGACTACTAAGACAACCAGACCCTAATAAGCTTATTTCTACCTATTATGCGGCCCTAATGACGGACGTTAACCCCCGATTTAGTAAAGCGCAGGAAAAATGGACATCTCATTTACTgaggaagactggactgaattCAGAGACACATATAAAGCCACGGTCATTTCATCTAGAGATGGAGTTgtacagattaaatttttttttcaccattctcATCTTACCCCGGCTAGACTACACAAAATGGGGCTGAAGACCTCCGCTGAGTGCTTTCGTGGTTGTGGAGGGAGTGCTGATTTcatgcactgcttctggacctgtccaGTGGTTCGGGACTTCTGGGTGGAAGTAGGCTCCTTCATTTCCTCTGCTTTAGGCCTCCCCAATatcatccacccaaaaaatggcctgttggggatctttggagattTACAACTACCAACACAGGCCAAAAGATTACTACGAATCCTCTACTTTTACGTTAGACCATCCTGATGTCATGGAAGGGTGTATCAACACCCTTGAAATCCCTATGGCTAAAATTAATTAATGATGTGATACCACTGTATAAACTTACTTTCGAAATAAGGAAACAgacaaaaacattccataaaatttggggTAGATGGCTTGCTAGCCCTTTGACCCTCACCTTGTAGGATATGTAGTTGGGGCATGTACAGGTCGCGCCGGGATagtatataatttatgcaaattattGGTACCGTTATATACAGACGAATTGCTTGTATGGGTAGTTGCATGCAATAGCAGATGTACCAATGTCTGTCTCTGTTTATGAGCTACATGTTATTACTGTTTACCAATGACTGACCGAGCATATTAAGTGgatgtttgttgtgcttgttttgtacaactgatttgtaaaattaataaaaatatatctttaaaaaaaaaagcattttaagatTGCATTTCATATTTGAGTGACTTGAAGCCCAGTCTAGAATGTACTTGTTAAAACAAAACATTTGCACAATGGTGTCTAGAGCAAACTAGTCTTgccagctttatttttttttttttatcttggactAAGCCACACTTTGGTGACCATTTTTGGGTACAATGGACAACCCTCTAGGTGTTTGACTTTCTATGGTCTGCTCTGCATAATTTTGCACTCTTCACTGCAATGAAACCTGTCTACAGATGTTAGATTTAGACTATTCATAACTGCATGTCTGATCTACATGGTGACAACCCTATTTTGTTTTCTACAGTGACCACACAGTGCAGATTTGATGGCAACATGGTGATTGCGTTGTCCAGTGAACTGACCGTGCCATCTCTGCATCTGGACTCCGTCAGGGTGATTGGATTGGACTCCTGCACCGGGCTGACAGTAGATACCAGTAACTCCTTTGTAGTGTTCAGGTTCCCATTGTCCTGCACCACAGCATATCAGGTAGGTATTGCAATACAGTCTGACTATAGCAGTCTGACCCTTAATGTGCAAAGGTTAGCGTTGCTAGCACCATCTCTATACACATGAAATTTGAGATATTAGGACTGATGCTTGCAGTTCTTGGACTGTATAAATGCTTGGCTACAACTCTGGTCTTTAGGCTGTGATATCACTTGGTGAAGGTGAAGATTGGTTAAGCTTTTTTGCTCAAAATGGTGAGGATGATGGCACCGTTTGAACTTCAATATTGCTGCTAAAGATCATTGTAATGGAACTGTCCAGCACCCACCTTGGGTGCTTCCATCAGTAGACATCTTCCTCTAGTCTGGAACCAGGTTTTATATCTGAGCATCCATGATAGACACTAGCTTGGATGCAAACTGGAACTCTGACAATTTATAGCGCAGATGAGGTAGAACCTGATCACATTACCTTTACAATGCAAACGGGAATATGCCtaccatagctaaggaacagccaacaaaCCTAATTGGTCTAATTAAACTAGGTGACTAAGTGCCCACCTAGACCACaactctgtatacaatgtatattacACATTGTCATAAGCATCCTACAATGGTTCAATAACAATGTAAGTAGTCACATCTCCTCCAAGAGATTAGACAAtgggtgactcaattaacaatggaatGCACACAAATAAGACCTGCTGAACACCTTAagcagactatagcaggagaccttAGTATTGGGCTTCTTTGAGCTgatcacattcacatctgtgcccaaaccagcaatgattTTAGACTAGGGACCCAAATCTGCTGAGACATGGATCCAAGGCAAGGCCACTcaaagggtcccccaggcacacctcCCAATGAGTGGCACCACTCTGAGTGTCATTAGTTGCAagtcaagtttaaccacttgccaaccagccgctgccaTTGTActacagcagaatggcacagcgacatgtaacgtcgcttcaccctgtagCCACTAAGGGCATGTGCTGCTCGCCCcccagagccgatgtgagtgcccagcaGTCACTATCAGAGCCAGGCTCCCGCTATCGCTGTTGACACACGGCGAATTGggatccgtgtgtgtgtgtgtgtgtgtgtgtgtgtgagaaccATTTCCGGTTgtctgaggggagaaaagacagattGCTAATTATATTCGgtataaacagacgatctgtcatctccccttaAGTTAgaacaaacttaaccccttgatcgccgctagcattaacccccttccctgccagtggtaTTTTTACAGTGAtctatgcatttttatagcactgatcagtgtataaatgccaatggtcgtaaaaattgtccaatatgtccgccataatgtcacagcccCGCTAaagatcacagatcgctgccattactagtaaaaataaaaaatgcaattttaaaggctattgcttttttttttttttcaattgttgctGGTTTGCTTGTTAGCGCAAAtaataactgcagaggtgatcaaatgccaaaaagctctatttgtgtgtgagatggggggggagagatgttagttttgggtgcaacatcacatgaccacaattgtcagttaaagcgatgcagcgccaaatcgcaaaaagtgctctggtcaggaagggggtaaaatcttccagggttgaAGCGGTTAATAGTAAGTTAGACTCACATTTGAGTAGGTGTAGGCAAGCATTTGTAGTAGTTTCAGTCCATAAGGCTCCCTTTCCATTGGCTGGGCAGCAGTGATCAGCAATCGCAAGCCTGATGAAGGGGCATACGTGCTCCCAAATGCAAGCTCAATCATGTCCACTAGCACTGACGTGCCTGCCTTGTTCCACGTCCGCCCTGGAGAACACAAGTGGCCAGGGATTGCCGATCACCGCTGCCTAGCCAAACGCAAGGGACCCTTATGGACAATCTACTACAAATGCTTGCCTATACCTAATCAAATGTGAGTCTAACTTGCTACTGTTAACTTGATTTTGCAAACTAACGTACTGCTCTGAGTGGCGTCACGCTCTTTTTCCTTTCTGCCTACCGGTTACTTCTGCTCTACAGCCGGCTGCCAACGCTGACCAGAACCTCCAACACGGGTCTGGTTTCAGTAACATTTGAACTTTTGCTGCAGGGCATACCCCTGACTGCTGGAACTATCTTGGATCCCACTAGCTGACTATTTAGTACTCCATTTTCTTACAGTAACATTCCCTTAAAAGCCagtgcccatagtcagtaggcaagaggccaccctgcaggCCCTTGTCCTGGTTGGATCATTCCAGTCCAGCATAAAGCTGGCTATAGACCGGCTGTAATTCAGCCAGTTTAATATGGCTGTTCCAGCCATGAGTGATCTAACCATTGCCCTTAATGAACTGGCTTAATTGGTATGCTGATACTAATGCACCATCAACCCTACTCCTATGCTCATCTAAAGCATGATTAACAGACACTTCTGTAGGTTGTGGTGTGTGCAAAAAGTCACCCTCTGCATCTTTCTGTATCATATTGAAATATAGACACTTGTGGTGGGTATTGCTTTTAAAAGCTCACGGACTACCTATCCTGGTTTtctggcaaactttttttttttttttttttttttttttctcaggtgccCAATGGTCCAATGAACTATATAGCTACTATTGAAGCTAGTAGACAAATCCAGACATGGCAAGGATCTTTTATTACTAGGGACAGTACAATGAGGTAAGATGAGAAATCCTGCTGTAGTATATGGGGGCAGGGCGTTGTTAGAACCATATCTAATACTGTCCTGCTTCTCTAGGGTGACTGTGCAGTGCCACTTCATTCAAACTGGTATTGTTCCACTGAGTTTTACAGTCAACACTTTGCCACCACCTCTTCCTGTCAGTACATCTGGTCCTCTTGAGCTGGAGATGAGGATTGCACAAGGTGAGACTACAAGCAAGCCAACATGCTTCCACTAGTCTAGTGCCCATTGGTGTAATGCAGGGGTCAccaactttctgaacaaagggccagtttactgccctttatACTCTGGTGGGAGGAGCAGGTGGCTGGCATGTGGGGAGtataaaatgtcctggcatcagtaggagtaaacTATGCCCCATTGGTATTAGGGGGGTAAGGAATGGTGccccagtgggaggaataatgcccattggtgtcagtggctgacAGTAGGGGAATAATGCACCAAGAGCCAGAATAAAGTAATGGGACAGTTTGGGGACCACTAGTGTAATGCAACATAAATCTACAGTTCGTGCAAAATCTGTTCTAATTGCATGACTTCACATGGTTGTGGCCCTCCTGCAATATAGATGATTTTGGTTTACCTTAAATGTGTAGCAAGGTCcagggtcccctttggtctaatgagagcCTCCAGAGTTGGGGAGagatgacatccttctgtgtagtgtgggttacaaggcatagtggggtgtaatgcaaggtagattcatgggcactggacacttcttaaatgcaaagaTTTATTTGTTCTTGAACAGAACTGGGAGAGAAGGTTTAGGGCCAGGAcccccttaagtagttgcaatgataattggcagactcagacttctataggtagatggccatgcagggaaaggcacctagGACACCACACTCTGCATatgtaggattgctgtctcctatggcaacagtcttataacagtttctaacacaagctgTAATGTGCTTCCTCTACAATCACTACTTGTAgatctgagctcccagtctcttaaTAGaattgctgatccactgccactggatctcctgagcttttCCATCCTCATCTTACTCAAGCGTCTGGTTGCATAAAACCCCAGTCACCTGACCTCTCCCGGCAGGCCAAAGGACctaagatccctgcccattggttgagataccccatctattcctaatctgtccttgtgaTGTCCttgtctaatgtcaccagataactggccatctagtgacagaagtgcATCAATTCCAGAATTGGGGTGGAATCCAGCTtttaattggccaaggcaactatacctggcaggcaaatttactagcaaccctgtctAACAATCAAGGTACTACTCAGGGCAAGGGGCAAGGTATAGCAACACCTGGGAATAGGGAAGGTGGATATTCAGAGCTGTGCCACAACTCCAAAACCCTATCATACCCGTCCAAGTCATTCAGAGTAGCTGTTCTCAGATCCTAACATGGAGCTCTGTCAGAGGGAGGTTCTTGCTGTTTCCATTTATGTGCTACTAAATGTGTTAACATGAGAAGGTGTGATGGCAGCCTAGTTCTTACTGCTAACCTGTTCTCTGCCCTGTGAATTCCCTAGCAGCTCATTCTAGCTTCCCTTGGCTCTCTGGCAACACATTGCAGCATTTGTTAGTCTTTGGGCCACTGTTGTAGTTTAGCTAGGGGTTATGGACATGTGGTGGTGCTTGTGGCTGGACAATTTCCATTCCCAGAAGTACCAGGCATCTTCAATTGGCACTGAAGTTGTTTGCATCAAAACGCCATAAAGACCAATACCTCTAATAGGCCATGTAACTTGTACAGTTTGTGGCATCACCTCCAAAGGGCTGTGAAAAGGCATGGCTCACAATCTCTAAGTGATCAGCTACCAGTCTGGCATGCTAACTGGCCTCATGGTAAGATCTGCATCTGGGAATTTACTTCCATCAGGTTTTAATGCTTGTGTGGTAGTGGTCCATCACTTCACAAAGTCATGACTTGCATATATAGGCCTCCAAACCAGCTGCTTTTGAGGACTGATTGTAGTTCACTTCTGGTTTGTTGGCAATTGGACCCCCCCCAACTTGATGAAATAACTCTATGCATCATGCCACTGCAAGAGGTATAGATACAATCTTCTGTAAAATGGTGTTTCAGTTTTAGAATGTGTAAAACTCTTCAGCTGTTCAATAAGGCCTCATACCTTCCTCTTAGGGCTAGCTTCCTCAGGGTTAAGgtgttgcaacccccccccccccttccccaggaCTAAAATGTTTGTTCCAGggttaaggtgtgtgtgtgtgtgtgtgtgttctttgTCAAGCGACATCTCTTCAAGGGTCCCTGAACCCAACCACTTAAGAACTTTTATAAATCTTGTTGCCCATGTTACCTTTTTATGTAATGCAGATCTCAACTATGCCTCATACTACACTGATGCACAGTACCCTGTGGTCAAAGTGCTCAGAGACCCAGTCTATCTGGAGGTTCGCATCATCGGCAGAACAGATCCCAACCTGGTCCTTGTCCTAAATGACTGCTGGGCCACCAGCTCTGCCAATCCTACACTCCTTCCTCAATGGCCCATCTTGTTTGACAGGTGGGTAATCTGTAGAATGGAAGTTATCCCGTCTACCTTGTGCAGATCTCAATTCTGAATTTGGTTTTTCAGTTGCCCTTTCAATGGAGACAACTACTTGAGCCAGCTGATTCCTGTTGGAGCTCCTTCACAGGCTGTACCTATACCAAGCTACTACCAGCGCTTTGTGGTCAGCACCTTCACTTTTGTGGACTCCACCACCCAGCTTGCCCTTGATGGCCTGGTAAATGAATGCAACATATTGTATGTCTTTAATCTAATGCTTTGCTGTGATTTTTAATTGTGTAAAACTTGTCTTCAGGTATACTTCCACTGCAGTGCTTCTGTTTGTGTTCCATCTGCCAGGGACAGCTGTGTGGTTTCTTGTGGTCAAAGGAGAAGTGAGTATTTTTATATCCAGGTGGCAGACACTTGGGTTTTCACaaaacactttaaataaaaaaaactctattttAAAGAACATCTACTATGGAATTTTAAACTTGCTCCTATTTTTAGGACGAATGGCTGAACTTCAGTCTCTGAAGAACACAGTGACTTCTCAAGGACCTGTTGCATTTGTTTCTGTGGATAATAAAGAAATTCTAAAACTGGAAGGTAATCAATCTGGAGAGGGGGGTTGGCTTCAGTTGAGATTCAAgacttaatttattttatttcttcctAGGTACTGATCCATCAGACTATTCCACATTGGACCTGGTTAGAGCACTAGCCACTGCTGGGGTTGTTGGGTCTGTGGTTGTTGCAGTTCTAGGCTTGTGGATTTACCGCAGGAATCAAACGTAACCTTAAAACTGCAAACGTTTGAATAAACTATTTTTCTAAATCTGTCTCCTAGCTTTATTCCCAACATGGTTCCAGAAAGGCCTAAAATCATTTGTGGCTTAAAATTGAAGCTGGTCAGAAGTGGTTTCCCACCCAAAAATACAGAACAGGTTATCCTTCAAAATGGGCTAGGATAGGACTTTTTACCTGCTAGCTCAGCTAATATCCTGCCTCAGTTTGGTTATGTACTGGCCCCATCATGTGATGAGCCTGACTGCTTAAAGCTGCTCTCAAGCAGCTTTAGTTCCTTTAAGATTTTGTCAAACAGTCATACCACTGAGAATTCACCATGTGAGTCAACTAGGGGACTCAGTCATGCTGTCCCTCTAACCTATAAGAGGGTTGTGACGACAGGAAGGTCTACAGACCTTGTATAGCAATTACTCAATGTACAAGTCTTGTGTTCTCATTAAAAATTATTATCTCCTCACTAGCTTGCCAGAGGAGGCGCACTACTTCTAGCCATAAGCTTACGCCTACCCCAGCCAAAGTTCTCCTGACTTCAGCCACTTTAACTTTGCTCTTGTCCATCCTGGGCTTCCTCAAACCTAGCCTCATATTTCTAATGGCTTTATTGGCTACTTGATGGCTGAACCTTGTttctcaaaacttttttttttttttttttttttctccattgggATTATGGGGCAGGGGGTTACTGTAAAGCTGTTCATGTTCCTTTACCCAATATAATATCCCTCTGTTAGCAGAAGCAAGCAGTTGCCAGTCTTTGCTCCAGATTGCAGTCATGCCTGGTGGTGACAATTGATGAGGGAACTGAAGGGGCGAATTGGGGACACAATTTGTACCACCAATGTGAGTAACTCTAATGTAAAGTAAGCTGAGGGCGTCTTTACTTTCTAAACTCCCCTTATCTTGATTAAGACTTTGGACGGACTAGGTGTTTCAAGAATGGGGGGGCTTTGTGCTTGTCCTAACTGTATATAGGAACGAGTCTATTGGGCATAAATGGAAGGGCTGCAAGCTGGTAATATTGCTTGGCTACTAGAAGCTTGCTGTGAAGAAGTGAGGTTTGCTGCTCTGTCATGGTTTTACTAGTGATAAGGAAAGGGGGTTGGGAAGTCACCTGTCCAGTATAGAAACTAGGAAATGGCTCCTCCCAAGATGACTAAAAGCTGCATTAAACCATGAAGTAGCAGTGATTATATTGACTTCTGGTGTGTGCCAGAATGGGGGTAGCCAGGTGTAAATTGACACAAGTTTGTTCACGTTCTTTCTACCTCGAGGAGGGGGTCTGTATAAAGACAGGAAGACCCAATTGGACCTCTTGTGGGAAAGCGGTCTAAAGGGTATGCTCCATAGCAGTGGAGTTTCCGAAGGATGGGAACGCAGATGAAGGGGTTTACCTGAAGACTGTCTCTCTAACTGATTCTCTCTGTGGACCCTTGTGAACAAAGTGTGGGAGAAGCCATTGCTATCACAATCAGCTGTGTATAAATTTCAATCCGGTATTTGAAGTTCACCTTCAGCCAAATAACTCCAGGTCTTGCCTATGACACTTTGGTATGAGGCCTGTTGTGCTCCCACTTCCGATGTATTGAACTGCGTTGGGTATCGGGTTTTCTTTAGTATGCTGATGTGTGACATAGGCAAATGGAATTCATGGTAAACACTGGTCATGCATTTATGACTCAGACCTTAAGTCTCCTTTCCAATCCATGGGAGCCCTAGAGGTATTGCAAAGACACTTGCACACCAGATGCTGGGAGGGCCCCTTCCACTCCTGGGAGCGTGTTGCTTAAACATACTTCATTGGATACCTTTTACTGTAAACTGGTCTTCTCAGATCTCTCCCATTCTTTGCCAATGAGCTTTTAACTCGGTCATTATGGGTAAAGAAGGCACTAACTTATTTTCACAATTGGAAATATCTGTGTGCTTTTTGTAATGGTTGAGCCTGTGGGATGGATATTTGCTGCATACTTTCCGCTATAGCCTCTAGGCTTTGTAATTTGTGCATCCGCTTCCTTCCATTGTCATTTTTAGGCAACCCCCGTAAATTTCCTGGGGCTGGGTGGGGCATTTTCTATTGCGCCAATTTAAAGGCATGTGAGCCATTGCCACATTGGCTGCTTGAGGAGCATGGAAGCAGCCTTGGGAGGAATGCAGATTGTCCTGGTCAGGAGATGACTAGTGGTGGGGCTTGGACCCCCTTTTCACACTGGGTGGTTTTGCAGGCACTACTGTGCTAAaaaagcgcctgcaaactgacctggaacagccactgctgtgtctccagtgtgaaagccccaagggctttcaaactggagctgtgcacttgcaggatggaGGAAAAAcccctgcaagccgcatctttggagcagtgtataaatcgcacctgctcattgaaatcaatgggggcaGTGCAGTTATACTGCTGGCAAagcagcagttttaaccctttttcagccactagtgggggggggggagatgtagaacacccccccccccccccccccccagctgccgtATAGTGCAGTTTTGACGCCGCTCCTGCCCCAGTGTGACAAAAGGGCCTTATGTTTTCTGGAGTGTTTGTTTAGGGCTTCTGAGCCTAAAATATGGCAAAACACCATACTTTGCATTCCTTAAGCActtgttcaaacccccccccatacCTTTTTTGCTAGTCTTCTGTGGCACTGACAGGTGTGCTGAGCTCATATCTGCAAAAAATCATTTCTCTCTCCAAGGAAAATCTGGTACACTGGCTCTAAgacccatttcccccccccccccccctttcacaaagCAGTAGCAAGTGAGCCCAGGCAGCCCACCCAGAGGCGGAATGTCTAACCCCCTGGGAGCACAGGAGGAGCAAACAGTGACAAGTCTTCAAGAGAAAAGTGTCAGGactgcagggaagaggagagaaTCCAATTCctctgccggctctaagactgttTAAGCTGCTGCTTGGTGACTGGCGGTCACTACCAGGGCTGCTGTTGGAAATCATGAGGCCCCCCCATACAGCTTACGTGACAGGGGGCCCCCCCCTTCCCCTAGCTGAAAGCGACTGAGGACATagattagtccctttctctgtagcctcagctgcacagatgaatgaataggaaatgctctgaggcttcctgctcattcacaaactgaagcatgggAAAAGGTTTCCTATGCTTCAGTGAGAAATGGACACAGGAGTAATTGGCACTTATCGCTCACTGTGTTTCATTCAGATATGGaatgggccagtaaatgacatttaccagcctcttcccccactctccatccttaaACATCCTCCATGTGCCTGCAACAGCTGCCAGCTGGAGAGAAGGGAAGCCGCCTGTGCTGTCAAAAGGGGCACACGGGGGtctggacagcagatggaaggggcgaaTGTGCTAGAACCACTCCCCCtccagtgcagccagagggagaaagaagTAAAGAAGCTGGCAACTCTCCAGGGGGAGGCGGAAGAGGAACAGCGTTTGCAATAagagcaggagggccggctgtactgtcaACAGGTACCTgcgtctccccccctccctttgaaCCGATGGGGtccaggcccagtacaggagggctggctgtactgtcttatcaaCAGCCCTGCTCACTACCctgtgacatcatccactgctgCTCTCAGACTGATAAAGCCCAAAGAGCAGTGCGGCATGCTGCCCATACAAGACAGGAAAAGCCCCAAAGGAGAGGCCAATGGTGAAATGACATAGGTTGAAAAAGTAATCTAATCTAGGTCAACCATAAAAagatatcatacaatcccatactcagttgatccagaggaaggcaaaaaaccccagcaaagcatgatccagtttgctacagcaggggaaaaaaaaaaaaaaaaaatcttccttctgATTCAAGAggcaatgggatttttttttttttttccctggatcaactttacctataaatgtcagtacccagtccTATGATGTagatttaggaaagtatccagacctttcttaaagccatctactgagctggccagaaccacctctggagggagactattccatatttggagatgatatctcttttcctctagatgtaaagagtgtccccttgtctgCCAGTGTTTACCGTAagttgaataactcaacaccaagttcaatatatatatatatatatatatatatatatatatatataatattattcccttatatatttgtacatgttggtcTTCTCCACCCCAAAACTCCTATTCTAGAGGTCcgtctaatctttcttcatagctgagctcctccatgcctcttatcagtttggttgcccttctctgcactttctccagttccccgatttatcctttttgtgaactggtgcccaaaactgaactgcatattgcagATGAGGTCTAAAGATTTGTACAGGaggggcaaaataatatctctctGGGGTCCATAGCTCCCTTACATacaaaggattttgctcgctttggaaaccacagcttggcattgcatgctattgagctaccaaaacccccagatccttcactACGAATCCCCCC from Aquarana catesbeiana isolate 2022-GZ linkage group LG04, ASM4218655v1, whole genome shotgun sequence includes the following:
- the LOC141140709 gene encoding LOW QUALITY PROTEIN: zona pellucida sperm-binding protein 4-like (The sequence of the model RefSeq protein was modified relative to this genomic sequence to represent the inferred CDS: inserted 2 bases in 1 codon), with the protein product MMGSSRVGMGLALLLWSFSLSWLLCDANGHFESSSLLHCALDKMELSFSMPVEGATSSLKVLDFQDKFQDPANDSACGIWASHGPNNTMVIAAAYDGCYIREEDGEYMMVLLLEENHDGAVDQYKTEKRCPVQNEALDAPSPDVCSAVAKEDKLACAETSVTSDSCAAMGCCYSLSDATMPCFFGNKLTTQCRFDGNMVIALSSELTVPSLHLDSVRVIGLDSCTGLTVDTSNSFVVFRFPLSCTTAYQVPNGPMNYIATIEASRQIQTWQGSFITRDSTMRVTVQCHFIQTGIVPLSFTVNTLPPPLPVSTSGPLELEMRIAQDLNYASYYTDAQYPVVKVLRDPVYLEVRIIGRTDPNLVLVLNDCWATSSANPTLLPQWPILFDSCPFNGDNYLSQLIPVGAPSQAVPIPSYYQRFVVSTFTFVDSTTQLALDGLVYFHCSASVCVPSARDSCVVSCGQRRRRMAELQSLKNTVTSQGPVAFVSVDNKEILKLEGTDPSDYSTLDLVRALATAGVVGSVVVAVLGLWIYRRNQTXNLKTANV